One genomic segment of Deinococcus terrestris includes these proteins:
- the fabF gene encoding beta-ketoacyl-ACP synthase II: MSVTGLRRVAVTGLGPVTPIGTGAQAFAEAQRAGKSGIGPITHFDPSDVASKIAGEVRDDLTGFVDSREARKLDRYVQLALVAAELAVRDSGLTEDELRGERTGAVIGSGIGGVKTFEEQANVLRTRGPGRISPMFIPMMIANMATGHVAMRYGATGPSSTVVTACATGTGSVGDAARYIQLGLADVMLAGGTEAAVTPIAVGGFANMKALSTRNDAPEEASRPFSASRDGFVLGEGAGVVVLEDYEKAKARGATIYAEIVGYGTSADAHHITLPAPEGRGAQVAMRMALATAGVNPEQVGYINAHGTSTHFNDLHETQGIKHVFGAHAHELAVSSTKSMTGHLLGAAGAVEAIAVAQALHDGILPPTINLTDPDPLLDLDYVPEGAREGKVEYALSNSFAFGGQNAALLFKRA; the protein is encoded by the coding sequence ATGAGCGTGACAGGACTCAGGCGCGTGGCAGTCACCGGGCTCGGCCCCGTGACGCCCATCGGGACCGGGGCGCAGGCCTTCGCCGAGGCGCAACGGGCGGGCAAGAGCGGCATCGGCCCCATCACCCACTTCGACCCCTCGGACGTGGCAAGCAAGATCGCGGGCGAGGTGCGCGACGACTTGACCGGGTTCGTGGACTCCCGCGAGGCCCGCAAGCTCGACCGCTACGTGCAGCTCGCGCTGGTGGCGGCGGAACTCGCCGTGCGCGACAGCGGGCTGACCGAGGATGAGCTGCGCGGCGAGCGCACCGGCGCGGTGATCGGCTCGGGCATCGGCGGGGTCAAGACCTTCGAGGAGCAGGCGAACGTGCTGCGGACGCGCGGCCCTGGGCGCATCAGCCCGATGTTCATCCCGATGATGATCGCCAACATGGCGACCGGGCACGTCGCCATGCGCTACGGGGCGACCGGCCCCAGCAGTACGGTGGTCACCGCCTGCGCGACCGGCACGGGGTCGGTGGGCGACGCGGCCCGCTATATCCAGCTCGGGCTCGCGGACGTGATGCTCGCGGGCGGCACCGAGGCGGCGGTCACCCCTATCGCGGTCGGCGGCTTTGCCAACATGAAGGCCCTCTCGACCCGCAACGACGCCCCCGAGGAGGCCAGCCGCCCCTTCTCGGCGTCCCGCGACGGCTTCGTGCTGGGCGAGGGCGCGGGCGTGGTCGTGCTGGAGGACTACGAGAAGGCGAAGGCCAGGGGCGCCACCATCTACGCCGAGATCGTGGGGTACGGCACCAGCGCCGACGCGCACCACATCACCCTCCCGGCTCCCGAGGGCCGCGGGGCGCAGGTCGCCATGCGGATGGCCCTCGCAACGGCGGGCGTGAACCCCGAGCAGGTGGGCTATATCAACGCGCACGGCACCAGCACCCACTTCAACGACCTGCACGAGACGCAGGGGATCAAGCACGTCTTCGGGGCACACGCCCATGAGCTGGCCGTCAGTTCCACCAAGTCCATGACCGGGCACCTGCTGGGCGCGGCGGGCGCCGTGGAGGCCATCGCGGTTGCGCAGGCCCTCCACGACGGCATCCTGCCGCCCACCATCAACCTGACCGACCCCGACCCACTGCTCGACCTCGACTATGTCCCGGAAGGGGCGCGGGAAGGGAAAGTCGAGTACGCGCTGAGCAACTCCTTCGCCTTCGGCGGGCAGAACGCGGCGCTGCTGTTCAAGCGGGCGTAA
- the ppk1 gene encoding polyphosphate kinase 1, giving the protein MVTRPRAGSSVSFPSLARPRLPAVSASRPLPADPAPSRTRRRPARRTEETGRTFSTVANPESAFLNRELSWLAFNARVLAEARDERNPPLERLRYAAICGSNLDEFFMVRVAGVHRQIAAGVQTPGPDGLLPRQTLGLVRERTHDMLRQIEQAARRTLDDLAREGVRFSRIGDLGKRARATLRERYLAEIQPVLTPLVVDPSHPFPYLSNLSLNLAVLLGAGEGEAPDFARVKVPVGVLPRVVAVEGRLVLLEDVIAAHLGELFKGRTVLAAHPFRVTRNTDYEFEEEEAEDLLATIEDGLRRRRFGSAVRLEVGQGMPAPLVTFLQERLRLAPEDIFRLEGPLGTADLMSLPVDRPDLAFPPHVPAVPDLGDEEEGGLFDVLNAGDVLLHHPYDGFEGVLAFLEEAAADPQVLAIKQTLYRTGDDPRLLGALRKAAENGKQVVALIELKARFDEQRNISWARKLERAGAHVVYGVAGLKTHGKVTLIVRREEGGLRRYVHIGTGNYNPKTARLYTDLSLLTAHAGLGADVSELFNHLTGYAEATYAHLLVAPDTARSGLVALIDREIAHAEAGQDAWVRVKVNSLTDPGMIEALYRASAAGVRVELIVRGVCCLRPGVPGLSENIRVRSLLGRFLEHARIFAFGGAGSPEVYFGSADWMSRNLDRRVEVIAPVLDPTHRDQFLRVLATEWADQRGSWELNVEGVYKKLPGDFSAQRAFAEARHSG; this is encoded by the coding sequence ATGGTGACCCGGCCCCGAGCCGGGTCGTCCGTTTCCTTCCCGTCTCTCGCCCGCCCGAGGTTGCCCGCTGTGTCCGCTTCCCGCCCCCTGCCCGCTGACCCCGCCCCATCCCGCACCCGCCGCCGCCCCGCTCGCCGGACGGAGGAAACCGGGCGGACCTTCAGCACGGTCGCCAACCCGGAGAGCGCCTTTCTCAACCGCGAGCTGTCGTGGCTGGCGTTCAACGCTCGGGTGCTGGCCGAGGCGCGGGACGAGCGCAATCCGCCACTGGAGCGGCTGCGGTATGCGGCGATTTGCGGGAGCAACCTCGACGAGTTCTTCATGGTCCGCGTGGCGGGCGTGCACCGTCAGATCGCGGCGGGAGTGCAGACCCCCGGCCCCGACGGGCTGCTGCCCCGGCAGACGCTGGGGCTCGTGCGCGAGCGGACCCACGACATGCTGCGCCAGATCGAGCAGGCGGCCCGGCGCACCCTCGACGACCTCGCGCGGGAGGGGGTGCGCTTCTCACGCATCGGGGACCTGGGCAAGCGGGCGCGGGCGACCCTGCGCGAGCGGTACCTCGCCGAGATTCAGCCGGTGCTGACGCCCTTGGTGGTGGACCCCAGCCACCCCTTTCCGTACCTCAGCAACCTCAGCCTCAACCTGGCGGTGCTGCTGGGCGCGGGCGAGGGCGAGGCCCCCGACTTCGCGCGGGTCAAGGTGCCGGTGGGCGTGCTGCCGCGTGTGGTGGCGGTCGAAGGCCGCCTCGTGCTGCTGGAGGACGTCATCGCCGCGCACCTCGGGGAGCTGTTCAAGGGCCGCACGGTGCTTGCCGCCCACCCTTTCCGGGTCACCCGCAACACCGATTACGAGTTCGAGGAGGAGGAAGCCGAGGACCTCCTCGCGACCATCGAGGACGGGTTGCGGCGGCGGCGCTTCGGGTCGGCGGTGCGGCTGGAGGTGGGGCAGGGGATGCCCGCTCCGCTGGTGACCTTCCTGCAAGAGCGGCTGCGCCTGGCCCCCGAGGACATCTTCCGGCTGGAGGGGCCGCTGGGCACCGCCGACCTGATGAGCCTGCCGGTGGACCGCCCCGACCTCGCCTTTCCGCCCCACGTGCCCGCCGTGCCCGACCTCGGCGACGAGGAGGAGGGGGGTCTCTTCGACGTGCTGAATGCGGGCGACGTGCTGCTGCACCACCCGTATGACGGCTTCGAGGGGGTGCTGGCTTTTCTGGAGGAAGCTGCCGCCGACCCGCAGGTGCTGGCGATCAAGCAGACCCTTTACCGTACTGGGGACGACCCCCGCCTGCTGGGGGCGCTGCGCAAGGCGGCCGAGAATGGCAAGCAGGTCGTCGCCCTGATCGAACTCAAGGCCCGCTTCGACGAGCAGCGCAACATCTCGTGGGCCAGAAAGCTGGAGCGGGCCGGGGCACACGTGGTCTACGGGGTCGCGGGCCTCAAGACCCACGGCAAGGTCACGTTGATCGTGCGCCGGGAGGAGGGGGGCTTGCGCCGCTACGTCCACATCGGCACCGGGAACTACAACCCCAAGACCGCCCGGCTGTACACCGACCTCAGCCTGCTCACCGCGCACGCGGGGCTGGGGGCCGACGTGTCCGAGCTGTTCAACCACCTCACCGGGTACGCGGAGGCCACCTACGCCCACCTCCTCGTCGCGCCGGACACGGCCCGCTCCGGCCTCGTGGCCCTGATCGACCGTGAAATCGCCCATGCGGAGGCGGGTCAGGACGCCTGGGTGCGGGTCAAGGTCAACTCGCTCACCGACCCCGGCATGATCGAGGCGCTCTACCGGGCTTCAGCGGCGGGCGTGCGCGTCGAGCTGATCGTGCGGGGCGTGTGTTGCCTGCGCCCCGGCGTGCCGGGCCTCTCGGAGAACATCCGGGTCCGCAGCCTGCTGGGGCGCTTCTTGGAGCACGCCCGCATCTTCGCTTTTGGGGGCGCTGGAAGCCCCGAGGTCTACTTCGGCAGCGCCGACTGGATGAGCCGTAACCTTGACCGCCGGGTCGAGGTCATCGCCCCCGTCCTCGATCCCACCCACCGCGACCAGTTCCTGCGGGTGCTGGCGACCGAGTGGGCCGACCAGCGCGGTTCCTGGGAACTGAACGTGGAAGGTGTGTATAAGAAGCTGCCGGGGGACTTCAGCGCCCAGCGGGCTTTCGCGGAAGCGCGGCACTCGGGGTGA
- a CDS encoding pyroglutamyl-peptidase I has protein sequence MPTLLLTGFEPFHTHPVNPSAEAAGALDGLEVGGVRVQSALLPVEPHAAAEALRGLLAAHQPDAVLLTGLAAGRPQVTLERVAVNVMDFAIPDNAGQTYRDAPACADAGAPAAYLSTLPLRPILAAWREANIPGDISNTAGLYVCNFVMYHALHQLAGEGRAHVPCGFLHVPANPEVALAVPEDRPALPYLPQSEITRAVRGAVEVLAASLS, from the coding sequence ATGCCCACGCTGCTGCTCACCGGCTTCGAGCCGTTTCACACCCACCCCGTCAACCCTAGCGCGGAGGCGGCGGGCGCCTTGGATGGGCTGGAGGTGGGGGGGGTGCGCGTGCAGTCCGCCCTGTTGCCGGTCGAACCCCATGCGGCAGCAGAGGCCCTGCGCGGCCTGCTCGCGGCCCACCAACCGGACGCGGTGCTGCTGACCGGCCTCGCGGCGGGCCGTCCCCAGGTCACGCTGGAGCGGGTCGCCGTGAACGTCATGGACTTTGCCATCCCCGACAACGCCGGGCAGACCTACCGCGACGCCCCTGCCTGCGCGGACGCTGGGGCACCCGCCGCCTACCTCTCCACCCTGCCTCTGCGTCCCATCCTGGCCGCGTGGCGGGAGGCAAACATCCCCGGCGACATCAGCAACACGGCGGGCCTGTACGTCTGCAATTTCGTGATGTATCACGCCCTGCATCAACTCGCAGGGGAGGGCCGTGCCCACGTTCCCTGCGGCTTCCTGCACGTCCCCGCCAACCCGGAGGTCGCCCTCGCCGTGCCGGAAGACCGCCCAGCCCTCCCCTACCTGCCCCAGTCCGAGATCACGCGGGCGGTGCGGGGGGCAGTGGAAGTGCTGGCGGCGAGCCTAAGCTAG
- a CDS encoding DNA-formamidopyrimidine glycosylase produces MPELPEVETTRRKIEPLLAGRTILSVAHDAPHRYRDTHLAHGRQVSGLSRRGKYLMLHLAAAEADGEEHDLIVHLGMTGGFRLEEGPHTRVTLTTDAGTLYFHDPRRFGKMAVVPRGVYAGMPTLLAMGPEPLSEDFREEEFVRLAATAGAVKPWLLSQKPVSGVGNIYADESLWRARIHPAQTRLTPEEAGRLYHAVRDVMHEAVEAGGSSLGDGLGNYRQHDGEPGAFQTRHAVYGHAGKPCPRCGTPIQKIVLAQRGTHFCPHCQPRRTEDPA; encoded by the coding sequence ATGCCCGAACTGCCCGAGGTGGAAACCACGCGCCGCAAGATCGAGCCGCTGCTCGCCGGGCGCACCATCCTCAGCGTCGCGCACGACGCGCCGCACCGCTACCGCGACACCCACCTCGCGCACGGGCGGCAGGTCAGCGGCCTGTCGCGCCGGGGCAAGTACCTGATGCTGCATCTCGCGGCCGCCGAAGCCGATGGCGAGGAACACGACCTGATCGTGCACCTCGGCATGACCGGAGGCTTCCGGCTGGAGGAAGGGCCGCACACCCGCGTCACGCTGACCACCGACGCGGGCACCCTCTACTTCCACGATCCCCGGCGCTTCGGCAAGATGGCCGTCGTGCCACGCGGCGTGTATGCCGGGATGCCCACCCTGCTGGCGATGGGGCCGGAGCCGCTCTCGGAGGACTTCCGAGAGGAGGAGTTCGTGCGGCTGGCCGCGACTGCCGGAGCCGTCAAGCCCTGGCTGCTCTCGCAGAAGCCCGTGAGCGGCGTGGGCAACATCTACGCCGACGAGAGCCTGTGGCGGGCGCGAATTCACCCGGCCCAGACTCGCCTGACCCCAGAGGAGGCGGGTCGCCTCTACCACGCCGTCCGTGACGTCATGCACGAGGCGGTGGAGGCGGGCGGCAGCTCCCTGGGCGACGGTCTCGGCAACTACCGCCAGCACGACGGCGAGCCGGGCGCGTTCCAGACCCGCCACGCCGTCTACGGCCATGCCGGGAAGCCCTGCCCCCGTTGCGGTACACCCATTCAGAAAATCGTGCTCGCACAGCGCGGCACCCACTTCTGCCCCCATTGCCAGCCCCGGCGAACGGAGGACCCCGCATGA
- the pdxH gene encoding pyridoxamine 5'-phosphate oxidase — MTDLTSLRLSYTRAELRRADLNPDPLLQFRAWLEEALAADLREPYALSLATADAAGRPSVRTVLLRGAEEDGLTFYTNYDSRKGHDLAANPQAEVLFHWAELERQVRAYGRVERVLEEDSTAYFHARPYQSQLAAHASDPQSAPIENREALEAKFAELQARYPQGTPVPKPGYWGGYRVVVAEWEFWQGRRNRMHDRFRYTRAGEGWRVERLMP; from the coding sequence ATGACCGACCTCACCAGTCTGCGCCTGTCCTACACCCGCGCTGAGCTTCGCCGCGCCGACCTCAACCCTGACCCCCTCCTCCAGTTCCGGGCCTGGCTGGAGGAAGCCCTCGCCGCCGACCTGCGCGAGCCGTATGCCCTCAGCCTCGCCACTGCCGACGCCGCCGGGCGGCCCTCGGTGCGGACCGTGCTGCTGCGCGGGGCGGAGGAGGACGGCCTGACCTTTTACACCAACTACGACTCGCGCAAGGGCCACGACCTCGCCGCCAACCCGCAGGCCGAGGTGCTGTTCCACTGGGCCGAACTGGAGCGGCAGGTGCGGGCGTATGGCCGGGTCGAGCGTGTCTTGGAGGAAGACAGCACCGCCTACTTCCATGCCCGGCCCTACCAGAGCCAGCTCGCCGCCCACGCCAGCGACCCGCAGAGTGCGCCCATCGAAAACCGGGAAGCGTTGGAGGCCAAGTTCGCCGAGTTGCAGGCCCGCTACCCCCAGGGCACGCCCGTCCCCAAGCCGGGCTACTGGGGCGGCTACCGCGTGGTCGTCGCCGAGTGGGAATTCTGGCAGGGCCGCCGCAACCGGATGCACGACCGCTTCCGGTACACGCGGGCGGGGGAGGGGTGGCGGGTGGAACGGTTGATGCCGTAA